A genomic stretch from Lathyrus oleraceus cultivar Zhongwan6 chromosome 2, CAAS_Psat_ZW6_1.0, whole genome shotgun sequence includes:
- the LOC127122718 gene encoding uncharacterized protein LOC127122718, translating to MVIKTPAKGSVTTNLVCLNCPLLIFDKDFGINLICLPLENLDVILGMNWLEFNHVHINCYNKSVWFLTPGEEEEAGFLSARGLKELLEEEAQVFALFVVLSTKSQAVIDELQVVRDFLEVFPYDISDVPLEREVEFSIDLVPSTMHVSMAPYKMSASKLAELKRNN from the coding sequence ATGGTTATCAAAACTCCTGCTAAGGGTTCGGTGACTACTAATTtagtttgtttgaattgtcctcTGTTAATATTTGATAAAGATTTTGGCATTAATCTTATTTGCTTGCCATTGGAGAATCTTGATGTTATATTGGGGATGAACTGGTTGGAGTTCAATCATGTTCATATCAATTGTTATAACAAATCGGTGTGGTTTCTTACTCCTGGTGAGGAGGAAGAAGCTGGTTTCTTGTCTGCTAGAGGGTTAAAGGAGCTTTTGGAAGAGGAAGCTCAGGTGTTTGCGTTGTTCGTGGTGTTATCTACTAAGAGTCAGGCGGTGATTGATGAATTACAGGTAGTGCGGGATTTTCTAGAGGTGTTTCCATATGACATTTCAGATGTACCTCTAGAGAGAGAGGTGGAGTTTTCTATTGATCTTGTCCCTAGTACCATGCATGTTTCTATGGCACCATACAAGATGTCTGCATCGAAGTTAGCAGAGTTGAAGAGAAACAATTAG
- the LOC127122717 gene encoding uncharacterized protein LOC127122717: MDCSEAQKLRFSMHMLVEESDEWWINTRQVLDVAAEVITWVVFRREFLRNYFLEDVRGKKEIEFLELKHGNLLIIESMFPNLWNLLSSTLITVGLLLSSRNVSNSRMDDSKAWSTHYKGLSERRGNQNLNCGKPYSAPADKGKQRAADSKRPSGGGALTPLKCYRCGELDHRVSECKSDVNKCYKCGKSGYLVADFKENVVT, translated from the exons ATGGATTGCTCTGAAGCACAGAAGTTACGGTTTAGTATGCATATGTTAGTTGAGGAATCTGATGAATGGTGGATCAACACTCGTCAGGTGTTGGATGTTGCAGCTGAAGTTATAACTTGGGTTGTgttccgtagggaatttctgagaaaTTACTTTCTTGAGGATGTTCGTGGGAAAAAGGAGATTGAGTTTTTGGAGCTGAAGCATGGTAACTTGTTGATTATTGAGAGTATGTTTCCAAATTTGTGGAACTTGCTAAGTTCTACCCTCATTACAGTGGGTCTACTGTTGAGTTCTCGAAATGTATCAAATTCGAGAATG GATGATAGTAAGGCTTGGTCGACTCACTACAAGGGGTTGAGCGAGAGAAGAGGAAATCAGAATCTGAACTGTGGGAAGCCATATAGTGCTCCAGCTGATAAAGGTAAACAAAGAGCTGCTGATAGTAAGAGGCCAAGTGGAGGAGGTGCTCTTACTCCTCTTAAGTGCTATAGGTGTGGTGAGTTGGATCATCGTGTCAGTGAATGCAAGAGTGATGTGAATAAGTGTTACAAGTGTGGGAAGTCAGGATACCTGGTTGCTGATTTCAAAGAGAATGTGGTGACTTGA